A section of the Arabiibacter massiliensis genome encodes:
- a CDS encoding PIN domain-containing protein: protein MRALLDTNVIIDLFTGRPPEGDAAAKLQVMQVLGDIELWVSAKSFTDVFYVMRKENESANVQQTFIKSLEYLKVCAVDADDIRQTAERCWLDFEDCLIDVCAEKVKADVLLTRDEKGFARSSIACCSPKAFFDRLEHEHGIVYEEVEW, encoded by the coding sequence ATGCGCGCTTTGCTTGACACCAACGTCATTATCGATCTTTTCACCGGTCGCCCGCCAGAAGGCGATGCAGCTGCGAAGCTCCAGGTCATGCAGGTGCTCGGGGATATAGAGCTATGGGTTTCCGCCAAGTCTTTCACCGACGTATTCTATGTGATGCGCAAAGAGAACGAGAGTGCGAACGTCCAGCAGACATTCATCAAAAGCTTGGAGTACCTCAAGGTGTGCGCCGTGGACGCGGATGATATCCGGCAGACTGCGGAGCGGTGCTGGCTCGATTTCGAGGACTGCCTCATCGATGTATGTGCGGAGAAAGTGAAGGCCGACGTGCTTTTGACGCGCGATGAGAAGGGGTTCGCGCGGTCGAGCATTGCCTGTTGCTCTCCGAAGGCCTTTTTCGATCGTCTCGAGCATGAACACGGCATCGTCTACGAAGAGGTGGAGTGGTAG
- a CDS encoding type II toxin-antitoxin system RelB/DinJ family antitoxin yields MDAVMDKGTAKKVPKKAGGSASAMPGRTDPVVTARVPAEIRDQGNKVLKKIGSTPTELVNAAYQYVIDHEALPTSAPSLEDLKNKRRTLTPEQKEKVQKRMRETRLNAPEEWEAKSFKELLDEAREERYARFA; encoded by the coding sequence ATGGATGCCGTGATGGACAAAGGCACTGCAAAGAAGGTTCCGAAGAAAGCGGGCGGCAGCGCTTCGGCGATGCCCGGTCGCACAGATCCCGTCGTCACCGCACGCGTGCCTGCGGAGATCAGGGACCAGGGGAACAAGGTGCTGAAGAAGATCGGTTCCACGCCAACGGAGCTGGTCAATGCCGCTTACCAGTACGTTATCGATCATGAGGCGCTTCCGACGTCCGCACCCTCGCTCGAAGATTTGAAGAACAAGCGCCGCACGCTCACTCCTGAACAGAAGGAGAAGGTACAAAAGCGCATGCGGGAGACGAGGCTCAACGCGCCTGAGGAGTGGGAGGCCAAATCGTTCAAGGAGCTGCTCGACGAGGCACGGGAGGAACGCTATGCGCGCTTTGCTTGA
- a CDS encoding GntR family transcriptional regulator codes for MDIIISNASDKPIYEQITAQMKSLILGGTLAEGAQLPSMRALANDLRISVITTKRAYADLEAQGFIETVQGKGSFVAGGNMELLREERLRHIEELLTRAVDEARTAGVAPAVLHDMLDLLTED; via the coding sequence GTGGACATCATCATCTCGAACGCAAGCGACAAGCCCATCTACGAGCAGATAACCGCCCAGATGAAAAGCCTCATCCTCGGCGGCACGCTCGCGGAGGGCGCCCAGCTTCCCTCGATGCGCGCGCTGGCGAACGATTTGCGCATCAGCGTGATCACCACCAAGCGCGCCTACGCCGACCTCGAGGCCCAAGGGTTCATCGAGACGGTGCAGGGCAAGGGCAGCTTCGTCGCCGGCGGCAACATGGAGCTTCTGCGCGAGGAGCGTCTGCGCCACATCGAGGAGCTGCTCACCCGCGCGGTGGACGAGGCCCGCACGGCCGGCGTCGCACCGGCCGTGCTCCACGACATGCTCGACCTTTTGACGGAAGACTAG
- a CDS encoding ABC transporter ATP-binding protein: MGDLLRIQNLEKHYEGFDLEGVSFSVPAGSVVGFIGSNGAGKTTTIKAILGLIFPDGGSISLFGEEVTSAPEKRLAELKQRIGVVFDTCSFPEELTVEAVGKLMRHCYKNWNPGKFRTLVQQLGLPAGKTVKDLSRGMGMKLSLACALAHDPDLLVLDEATAGLDPLARDEALDTLRLFMNEHRGILMSSHITSDLEKIADYIVCIDEGRIVFALEKDAITDVAGVAQCRAAEFDAIVDSGIFARGTMRFERSVYGTAVLVPDRQAFAARFPQVALERADIDSYMSLMLKGEAR; the protein is encoded by the coding sequence ATGGGCGATCTGCTTCGCATACAGAACCTGGAGAAGCACTACGAGGGCTTCGACCTCGAGGGCGTCTCCTTCAGCGTGCCCGCCGGCAGCGTGGTGGGCTTCATCGGCTCCAACGGCGCCGGCAAGACCACCACCATCAAGGCCATCCTGGGCCTCATCTTCCCCGACGGCGGCTCTATCTCGCTGTTCGGCGAGGAGGTGACCAGCGCGCCCGAGAAGCGCCTGGCCGAGCTCAAGCAGCGCATCGGCGTGGTGTTCGACACCTGCTCGTTTCCGGAAGAGCTCACCGTGGAGGCGGTGGGCAAGCTGATGAGGCACTGCTACAAGAACTGGAATCCCGGGAAGTTCCGCACGCTCGTCCAGCAGCTGGGCCTGCCCGCGGGCAAGACGGTGAAGGACCTGTCGCGCGGCATGGGCATGAAGCTGTCGCTGGCCTGCGCGCTGGCGCACGACCCCGACCTGCTGGTGCTCGACGAGGCCACGGCAGGCCTCGACCCCCTGGCCCGCGACGAGGCCTTAGACACGCTGCGCTTGTTCATGAACGAGCATCGCGGCATCCTCATGTCCAGCCACATCACGAGCGATTTGGAGAAGATAGCCGACTACATCGTGTGCATCGACGAGGGACGCATCGTGTTCGCCCTTGAGAAGGACGCCATCACCGACGTGGCCGGCGTGGCGCAGTGCCGCGCGGCCGAGTTCGACGCCATCGTGGACAGCGGCATCTTCGCGCGCGGCACCATGCGCTTCGAGCGCAGCGTCTACGGCACCGCGGTGCTCGTGCCCGACCGCCAGGCGTTCGCCGCGCGCTTCCCCCAGGTGGCGCTTGAGCGCGCCGACATCGACTCGTACATGTCGCTCATGCTGAAGGGAGAGGCGCGATGA
- a CDS encoding ABC-2 transporter permease, which produces MKSMLMFDLLTAKKLAVSQLVLGVVVSVVLAVSTQTALAIVPIATLMMSYSVGFTLVAFDERNNWDEFRLTLPLSRASIICGRYATFLIMTFIGLVFGLVLMGIVFALAQLMPTVPLLATLVVGLDWQLVVGVSVASIAGSLVLWLIALPLVARFGMTKAVRFLPLVFILGMLFVGPLLQNAGPAPQFLVDLITWAVTPAGTIGLSAAVVAAVAVLAAASCVLSVKLYQKREF; this is translated from the coding sequence ATGAAGTCCATGCTTATGTTCGACCTGCTCACCGCCAAGAAGCTCGCGGTGTCCCAGCTGGTGCTGGGCGTGGTGGTGTCCGTCGTCCTCGCCGTGTCCACGCAAACCGCTTTGGCCATCGTGCCCATCGCCACCCTCATGATGTCCTACTCGGTGGGCTTCACGCTGGTGGCCTTCGACGAGCGCAACAACTGGGATGAGTTCCGCCTCACGCTGCCGCTCTCGCGCGCGAGCATCATCTGCGGGCGCTACGCCACCTTCCTCATCATGACGTTCATCGGCCTGGTGTTCGGCCTGGTTCTCATGGGTATCGTGTTCGCGCTGGCTCAGCTCATGCCGACTGTGCCGCTGCTGGCCACCCTGGTTGTGGGGCTGGACTGGCAGCTGGTGGTGGGCGTGTCGGTGGCCTCCATCGCGGGTTCGCTCGTCCTATGGCTCATCGCGCTTCCGCTGGTGGCGCGCTTCGGCATGACGAAGGCCGTGCGCTTCCTCCCGCTCGTGTTCATCTTGGGAATGCTCTTCGTCGGGCCGCTGCTCCAGAACGCGGGCCCGGCGCCGCAGTTCCTCGTCGACCTCATCACCTGGGCCGTCACACCTGCCGGCACGATCGGGCTCTCCGCGGCGGTGGTTGCCGCAGTGGCCGTGCTGGCCGCGGCGTCGTGCGTTCTGTCCGTGAAGCTGTACCAAAAGCGGGAGTTCTAG
- a CDS encoding ABC-2 transporter permease yields the protein MGAGGGSVKAAFLVDFAVVKRRTAKYLAILAVITVVCMAVMGPLPWITLYTGLLVPLMAMQILLMNDERNGWQGFRLAMPFTRRDAVLGRYAVLAAMSAAGVAVGVAGCLVAEACVLWAPALTAAMRYPYLFDGSIMALSIAASLFIPLVMAGVSLPLAMRLGYTRTVQFVPVLFMMVFPLAPVLLRPGSGFDASAFMAFATTPEGAVVVTAGLLVVACALYAASAWLTYRLCRKRGF from the coding sequence GTGGGCGCGGGCGGGGGCTCCGTGAAGGCCGCCTTCCTGGTCGACTTCGCCGTGGTGAAGCGCAGGACGGCGAAGTACCTGGCCATCCTGGCGGTGATAACCGTCGTGTGCATGGCCGTCATGGGGCCCCTGCCGTGGATCACCCTCTATACCGGGCTGCTCGTCCCCCTCATGGCCATGCAGATACTCCTGATGAACGACGAGCGTAACGGCTGGCAGGGGTTTCGCCTGGCCATGCCCTTCACGCGACGCGACGCGGTGCTCGGCCGCTACGCGGTGCTGGCCGCGATGTCGGCGGCGGGCGTAGCCGTGGGCGTGGCGGGGTGCCTGGTGGCCGAGGCGTGCGTGCTCTGGGCACCCGCGCTCACCGCGGCCATGCGCTACCCGTACCTGTTCGACGGATCGATAATGGCGCTGTCCATCGCCGCGTCCCTGTTCATCCCGCTCGTGATGGCGGGCGTGTCGCTGCCCCTGGCCATGCGCCTGGGGTACACGCGGACGGTGCAGTTCGTGCCGGTGCTGTTCATGATGGTGTTCCCGCTGGCACCCGTCCTCCTGCGCCCGGGAAGCGGCTTCGACGCGAGCGCGTTCATGGCGTTCGCCACCACGCCCGAAGGCGCCGTCGTGGTAACGGCCGGGCTGCTGGTTGTGGCGTGCGCCCTCTACGCCGCCTCCGCCTGGCTCACCTACCGCCTGTGCCGGAAGCGGGGCTTCTGA
- a CDS encoding Rrf2 family transcriptional regulator, protein MMISTRGRYALRLAIDVAKQGEGGALVTMRQVAEQEGLSVKYLEQLGAALVKAGVLKSIRGVSGGYLLARPAGEITAGDVLRATEGSCAPVSCVDDASACPRSDECVARTFWHGLDKTIEDYVDGVSLEDLVKMK, encoded by the coding sequence ATGATGATTTCCACGCGGGGCCGCTACGCGTTGCGGCTCGCCATCGACGTCGCGAAGCAGGGCGAAGGCGGCGCCCTCGTGACGATGCGGCAGGTCGCCGAGCAGGAGGGCCTGTCGGTGAAGTACCTCGAGCAGCTGGGCGCGGCCCTCGTGAAGGCGGGCGTGCTCAAGAGCATCCGCGGCGTGAGCGGGGGCTACCTGCTGGCGCGGCCGGCGGGGGAGATCACGGCGGGCGACGTCCTGCGCGCCACGGAGGGAAGCTGCGCGCCGGTGTCGTGCGTGGACGACGCCTCCGCGTGCCCGCGCAGCGACGAGTGCGTCGCGCGCACGTTCTGGCACGGCCTGGACAAGACCATCGAGGACTACGTGGACGGCGTCTCCCTGGAGGACCTCGTGAAGATGAAGTAG
- a CDS encoding biosynthetic peptidoglycan transglycosylase: protein MAKARHRTTRETVALFIGGAFVMVLILVAVIAAFFVARGFNLYQEALERTSLDDMAASIRQEKGFTPIDELPDLYLQAVIAVEDHRFYAHPGFDIIATGRALVNDLKAGAIVEGGSTITQQLAKNQYFTQEQTVERKVAEVFMAFTMEQHFSKREILELYVNSIYFGDGFTGIGPASEGYFDKRPAELTDDECTLLAGIPNAPSAYALGENLDLARRRQEHVLEKMMRYDYLSSREVAVILAA, encoded by the coding sequence ATGGCAAAAGCGAGGCATCGCACGACCAGGGAGACCGTCGCCCTCTTTATCGGAGGGGCGTTCGTCATGGTCCTCATCCTGGTCGCGGTGATCGCCGCCTTCTTCGTCGCACGCGGATTCAACCTGTATCAGGAGGCGCTTGAACGGACGAGCCTCGACGACATGGCGGCGAGCATCCGGCAGGAGAAGGGCTTCACGCCCATCGACGAGCTGCCCGATCTGTACCTGCAGGCGGTCATCGCCGTGGAGGACCACCGCTTCTACGCGCACCCCGGCTTCGACATCATCGCCACGGGGCGCGCCCTCGTGAACGACCTCAAGGCCGGTGCCATCGTGGAGGGCGGCAGCACCATCACCCAGCAGCTGGCGAAGAACCAATACTTCACGCAGGAACAGACCGTCGAGCGCAAGGTGGCCGAGGTGTTCATGGCCTTCACGATGGAGCAGCACTTCTCGAAGCGCGAGATCCTGGAGCTGTACGTGAACTCCATCTACTTCGGCGACGGGTTCACCGGCATCGGCCCGGCGAGCGAGGGCTACTTCGACAAGCGCCCCGCCGAGCTCACCGACGACGAGTGCACCCTGCTGGCCGGCATCCCGAACGCCCCGAGCGCCTACGCGCTGGGCGAGAACCTCGATCTGGCCCGCAGACGCCAGGAGCACGTGCTGGAGAAGATGATGCGCTACGACTACCTGAGCTCCCGCGAGGTTGCCGTCATCCTGGCAGCCTAG
- a CDS encoding GH25 family lysozyme: MEQRTHKRLRRRTVPPAPPSPALIVGALAAAALIILAAGLMLGRCDAPATSAPTAPYASPYDWEAGLERDGDRLAYYEDGTLRSQLGVDVSDHQGYIDWQAVAADGVDFVFVRIGNRGYTEGALYADARGTENIDGATAAGLDVGAYFFSQATSEEEAAEEAEFALKLLDGRALALPVAYDHEPVSDAAGRANGIDRETLTACALAFCERFEAAGYATAVYGNKGDMARYDRAALGDRPVWFAEYDAEQPTAQFDFAVWQYTNAGSVAGISASVDLNLLLLGEKAGA, translated from the coding sequence ATGGAACAGCGCACGCATAAGCGCCTGCGAAGGCGCACCGTCCCTCCCGCCCCGCCGTCCCCCGCGCTCATCGTGGGCGCACTCGCCGCGGCGGCGCTCATCATCCTCGCCGCCGGCCTGATGCTCGGGCGCTGCGACGCGCCTGCGACAAGCGCGCCTACCGCGCCCTACGCGAGCCCCTACGACTGGGAGGCGGGCCTGGAGCGCGACGGCGACCGCCTGGCCTACTACGAGGACGGGACCCTGCGCTCCCAGCTGGGCGTGGACGTGTCCGACCATCAGGGGTACATCGACTGGCAGGCCGTGGCCGCAGACGGCGTCGACTTCGTCTTCGTGCGCATCGGCAACCGCGGCTACACCGAGGGCGCGCTCTACGCCGACGCGCGCGGCACCGAGAACATCGACGGCGCGACGGCGGCCGGGCTCGACGTGGGCGCGTACTTCTTCTCGCAGGCCACGAGCGAGGAGGAGGCCGCCGAAGAGGCCGAGTTCGCGCTCAAGCTGCTGGACGGCCGCGCCCTCGCGCTGCCCGTCGCGTACGACCACGAGCCCGTGTCCGACGCGGCCGGCCGCGCGAACGGCATCGACCGCGAGACGCTCACGGCCTGCGCCCTCGCGTTCTGCGAGCGCTTCGAAGCCGCCGGCTACGCCACCGCCGTCTATGGCAACAAGGGCGACATGGCCCGCTACGACCGCGCGGCGCTCGGCGACCGCCCCGTGTGGTTCGCGGAGTACGATGCGGAGCAGCCCACCGCGCAGTTCGACTTCGCCGTATGGCAGTACACCAACGCCGGATCCGTGGCGGGCATCTCCGCGAGCGTCGACCTCAACCTGCTGCTGCTTGGCGAGAAGGCCGGCGCATGA
- a CDS encoding MFS transporter, which translates to MTESTAPLSAAGLPLPKRWLAIIVTIWAGQAVSMVTSYAAGFAAVWYVTETTGSALMLSAATICAYLPQGLLSPFGGVVADKYNRKAVMIAADLGIGLVSLALGIIILMGHVTFGLILVMVVVRSIGQAFHGPAMMAAMPLLVPEKHLLRINTLDQLLMSVASIAAPAFGIFLYTTIGFHAVMFLDFFGALMAVGGLALAKIPTMHDTSTDDQHVLANLRDGWRALAATRGLVVLLAGITVGMIAFAPLSAVFPLMTYDHFNGDGYAASIVEATWGIGMIAGSGVLMAWGGGKRLAGLMAVALLIVGATTTACGLLAPDMFPAFAVLCAVMAMACAWFNGPFITLIQKNVAPEKNGRALGFAMAAFGLASPVGIALGGVLAEAIGIAPFFVVDGLACLALGAVLYLPKSVRALDR; encoded by the coding sequence ATGACCGAATCAACCGCGCCTCTGAGCGCCGCCGGCCTGCCGCTGCCCAAGCGCTGGCTCGCCATCATCGTCACCATCTGGGCCGGCCAGGCCGTTTCCATGGTCACCAGCTACGCCGCCGGATTCGCCGCCGTGTGGTACGTCACCGAGACCACCGGCAGCGCGCTCATGCTGTCCGCCGCCACCATCTGCGCGTACCTGCCCCAGGGGCTGCTCTCCCCCTTCGGCGGCGTGGTGGCCGACAAGTACAACCGCAAAGCCGTCATGATAGCGGCCGACCTGGGAATAGGCCTGGTGTCGCTCGCACTGGGCATCATCATCCTCATGGGGCACGTGACATTCGGCCTCATCCTGGTGATGGTGGTGGTGCGCAGCATCGGGCAGGCGTTCCACGGGCCCGCCATGATGGCCGCCATGCCGCTGCTCGTGCCCGAGAAGCACCTGCTGCGCATCAACACGCTCGACCAGCTGCTCATGTCGGTGGCTTCCATCGCCGCGCCGGCGTTCGGCATCTTCCTGTACACCACCATCGGCTTCCATGCGGTCATGTTCCTGGACTTCTTCGGGGCGCTCATGGCCGTGGGCGGCCTGGCGCTGGCCAAGATTCCCACCATGCACGACACCTCCACCGACGACCAGCACGTGCTGGCGAACCTGCGCGACGGATGGCGGGCGCTTGCCGCCACGCGCGGGCTCGTGGTGCTGCTGGCCGGCATCACCGTGGGGATGATCGCGTTCGCGCCGCTCAGCGCGGTGTTCCCGCTCATGACCTACGACCACTTCAACGGCGACGGCTACGCGGCGTCCATCGTGGAAGCCACCTGGGGCATCGGCATGATCGCAGGCTCGGGCGTGCTTATGGCATGGGGCGGCGGAAAGCGCCTGGCCGGACTCATGGCGGTGGCGCTGCTCATCGTGGGAGCCACCACCACGGCGTGCGGGCTGCTCGCGCCCGACATGTTCCCCGCGTTCGCCGTGCTGTGCGCCGTCATGGCCATGGCGTGCGCCTGGTTCAACGGGCCGTTCATCACGCTCATCCAGAAGAACGTGGCGCCCGAGAAGAACGGTCGCGCGCTCGGATTCGCCATGGCGGCGTTCGGGCTGGCCTCCCCGGTGGGCATCGCTCTGGGCGGCGTACTGGCCGAGGCCATCGGCATCGCGCCGTTCTTCGTGGTGGACGGCCTTGCGTGCCTGGCGCTGGGCGCTGTGCTCTACCTGCCGAAGAGCGTGCGCGCCCTCGACCGATGA
- a CDS encoding SDR family NAD(P)-dependent oxidoreductase: protein MDRGLKGKVVLITGGGGGIARGIERAFAAEGTKFILTDLFPGGMAEAKEELEREFGAEVFTYLANGSVESEVKEAVDAGAAHFGGQIDVLINNAQASASGLTLIEHTEEDFDLAVRSGLYATFFYMKHCYPYLKKTAGSVINFASGAGIGGNPGQSSYAAAKEGIRGMSRVAASEWGEDDINVNIVCPLVMTKILEEWRDNNPEMYEKNIKGIPLGRFGDAEKDVGRVCVFLASDDASFVTGDTIIVQGGSGMKP from the coding sequence ATGGACAGAGGTTTGAAAGGCAAAGTGGTGTTGATCACCGGCGGCGGCGGCGGCATCGCGCGCGGCATCGAGCGGGCGTTCGCGGCCGAGGGCACGAAGTTCATCCTCACCGACCTGTTCCCCGGCGGCATGGCCGAGGCTAAGGAGGAGCTCGAGCGCGAGTTCGGCGCCGAGGTGTTCACCTACCTGGCCAACGGATCGGTCGAGTCCGAGGTGAAGGAAGCCGTCGACGCGGGCGCCGCGCACTTCGGCGGGCAGATCGACGTGCTGATCAACAACGCGCAGGCCTCGGCCTCGGGCCTCACCCTCATCGAGCACACCGAGGAGGACTTCGACCTGGCCGTGCGCTCGGGCCTGTACGCGACGTTCTTCTACATGAAGCACTGCTACCCCTACCTCAAGAAGACGGCGGGCTCGGTGATCAACTTCGCCTCCGGCGCCGGCATCGGCGGCAACCCGGGGCAGAGCTCCTACGCCGCTGCGAAAGAGGGCATCCGCGGCATGAGCCGCGTGGCCGCCTCCGAGTGGGGCGAGGACGACATCAACGTCAACATCGTGTGCCCGCTCGTCATGACGAAGATCCTCGAGGAGTGGCGCGATAACAACCCCGAGATGTACGAGAAGAACATCAAGGGCATCCCGCTGGGCCGCTTCGGCGACGCGGAGAAGGACGTGGGACGCGTGTGCGTGTTCCTGGCCAGCGACGACGCGTCGTTCGTGACCGGCGACACCATCATCGTGCAGGGCGGCTCGGGCATGAAGCCGTAG
- a CDS encoding Pr6Pr family membrane protein yields MRIRNRTASIAFKCLIVVVGGLALLEQLGLFAGAFKPRFFFYFTNLSNVAAVAYFAAALVHLARNRGDDAVWAPAFKYAAMMAVTVTWLVAHFLLGGGLIMPDGTFSFSVLALHYLVPIACILDWLLFDEKGRMSLAGPLVWMAFPLAYLAYALGMVGLLGVNMGPKAGSRYPYPFIDVDANGVGGVAVTVVALVAAFIALGYAYVALDRLLARVGRKRTLSS; encoded by the coding sequence ATGAGAATTCGGAATCGCACGGCATCCATCGCGTTCAAGTGCCTCATCGTCGTCGTGGGCGGCCTGGCCCTGCTCGAGCAGCTGGGGTTGTTCGCGGGCGCGTTCAAGCCGCGGTTCTTCTTCTACTTCACGAACCTGAGCAACGTGGCGGCCGTGGCATACTTCGCAGCCGCCCTCGTGCACCTCGCGCGCAACCGCGGCGACGACGCGGTGTGGGCGCCCGCGTTCAAGTACGCCGCCATGATGGCCGTCACCGTCACGTGGCTGGTGGCGCACTTCCTGCTGGGCGGCGGGCTCATCATGCCCGATGGAACGTTCAGCTTCTCGGTGCTGGCGCTGCATTACCTCGTGCCCATCGCCTGCATCCTCGACTGGCTGCTGTTCGACGAGAAGGGCCGCATGAGCCTGGCGGGGCCCCTCGTGTGGATGGCGTTTCCGCTGGCGTATCTGGCCTACGCGCTCGGCATGGTGGGGCTGCTCGGCGTGAACATGGGGCCGAAGGCCGGGTCGCGCTACCCCTACCCCTTCATCGACGTGGACGCGAACGGCGTGGGAGGCGTGGCCGTGACCGTCGTCGCACTGGTGGCGGCGTTCATCGCGCTGGGGTACGCGTACGTGGCCCTCGACCGCCTGCTCGCCCGCGTGGGCAGGAAGCGCACATTGTCATCCTGA